GAGCCGGACGACGAGGCGCTGCGGCTGCTGCGGCTGCTGACCCGGCGGGAGGTGCAGGTGCTGGCCCGGATCGCGGACGGCGAGGACACGGCGGCGATCGCCGCGGCGATGCGGATCGCCCCGTCCACCGCCCGCACGCACGTCCAGCGGGTGCTGACCAAACTGGGTGCGCGGTCCCGGCTGGAGGCGGCCGCGCTGGCGGCCCGGACCGGACTGCTGGACCAACTGGCTTGACCTGCGAGTGAGTTCACCGCCCGGTCCGGCGCGGGGGCGGGGCGCCCGCCCGGCCGGCCCGGACGGGCGGTTCAGGCGGGTGCCCTATGCTCCGGTCGAGGAACACCCGAAATGTCGCGGAGGTCGGAGAACATGGGCAAGTACCTGGTCACGGGCGGAGCCGGTTACGTGGGGAGCGTGGTGGCGGCGCACCTGCTGGAGGCGGGCCACCGGGTGACGGTGCTGGACGACCTGTCGACCGGGTTCGCGGAAGGGGTGCCGGACGGGGCGGAGTTCGTGCGGGGCCGCATCCAGGAGGCGGCCGGGGTGCTGGACTCCTCCTTCGACGGCGTGCTGCACTTCGCGGCCTCCTCCCAGGTCGGCGAGTCGGTGGCGGACCCGGAGAAGTACTGGCGCAACAACGTGGCCGGTTCGCTGGAGCTGGTGGCGGCGATGCGCAAGGCCGGGGTGGGCACGCTGGTGTTCTCCTCCACCGCGGCGGTGTACGGGGAGCCCGAGGAGGTGCCGATCAAGGAGAGCGCGCGGACGGCGCCGACCAACACCTACGGGGCCACCAAGCTGGCGGTGGACCACCTGATCACCTCCGAGGCCACCGCGCACGGCCTGGCCGCGGTGAGCCTGCGCTACTTCAACGTGGCCGGGGCGTACGGGCGTTACGGGGAGCGGCACGAGCCGGAGTCGCACCTGATCCCGCTGGTGTTCCAGGCGGCGCTCGGGCAGCGCCCGGACATCGCGGTGTTCGGCGAGGACTACCCGACCCCGGACGGCACCTGCATCCGGGACTACATCCACATCGCCGACCTGGCCGAGGCGCACCTGCTGGCGCTGGACGCCGCCAAGCCCGGC
This is a stretch of genomic DNA from Kitasatospora fiedleri. It encodes these proteins:
- the galE gene encoding UDP-glucose 4-epimerase GalE gives rise to the protein MSRRSENMGKYLVTGGAGYVGSVVAAHLLEAGHRVTVLDDLSTGFAEGVPDGAEFVRGRIQEAAGVLDSSFDGVLHFAASSQVGESVADPEKYWRNNVAGSLELVAAMRKAGVGTLVFSSTAAVYGEPEEVPIKESARTAPTNTYGATKLAVDHLITSEATAHGLAAVSLRYFNVAGAYGRYGERHEPESHLIPLVFQAALGQRPDIAVFGEDYPTPDGTCIRDYIHIADLAEAHLLALDAAKPGEHLVCNLGNGTGFSVREVIESVRRVTGREIPVRIADRRPGDPAVLVAAADRAREALGWTPKRPDLDRIVADAWEFTLAHRA